In a single window of the Antennarius striatus isolate MH-2024 chromosome 3, ASM4005453v1, whole genome shotgun sequence genome:
- the si:dkey-32e23.4 gene encoding dynamin-1-like protein isoform X1, producing METLIPTINRLQEVVLTVGAEVIQLPQIVVVGCQSSGKSSVLESLVGRDFLPRGSGIVTRRPLVLQLINVAPLQERLKIESGNGVKQSPRSSFPGVKAEEWGTFLHCKNQIFTDFQEIRREIEAETERSSGDNKGISSEPIYLKIFSPKVLSLSLVDLPGITKVPVGDQPEDIETQVQEMILSFISNPNSLILAVSPANSDLATSDALKLAREVDPDGRRTLLVVSKLDLMDAGTDALEVLLGRVIPIRLGIIGVVNRSQHDINTQKTLEDSMKDEHAFLQRHYPSLASRAGSRYLAKTLSRLLMHHIRDCLPDLKTRVTVLSAQYQTQLNSYGQPVEDHSATLLQIVTKFASDYCNTIEGTARYIQTSELCGGARICYIFHETFGRTLQSIDPLGGLTELDILTAIRNATGPRPALFVPEVSFELLVKRQMKRLEEPSLRCVELVHEELQRIIQHCSSFSTQELLRFPKLHDSIVEVVTGLLRKRLPITNEMVHNLVAIELAYINTKHPDFTDAGQVSASVNSQQAETLDGGKRWKNEKAGDEKAPAAGFGSPSRGQAINLLDTAVPASRKLSTREQRDCEVIQRLIKCYFLIVRKSIQDSVPKTVMHFLVNFVKEHLQSELVGQLYKLPLLQELLIESQDTAQQRTEVAQMLEALKKANNIISEIRETHLW from the exons ATGGAGACCCTCATTCCCACCATCAACCGACTACAGGAGGTGGTTCTCACCGTGGGGGCAGAGGTCATTCAGCTGCCTCAGATTGTCGTGGTCGGATGTCAG AGCAGCGGGAAGAGCTCCGTGCTGGAGAGTCTGGTTGGACGAGACTTCTTGCCTCGTGGATCAGGAATCGTCACCAGGCGACCCCTCGTGTTGCAACTCATCAATGTTGCCCCTCTGCAGGAGAGACTGAAGATTGAGAGCG GCAACGGGGTAAAGCAAAGTCCCCGCAGCAGCTTCCCAG gtGTCAAGGCTGAAGAATGGGGCACATTCCTGCACTGCAAGAACCAG ATCTTCACAGATTTTCAGGAAATTCGTCGGGAGATCGAAGCGGAGACCGAACGTAGTTCTGGCGACAACAAG GGAATCAGTTCTGAGCCCATCTATCTGAAGATCTTCTCCCCCAAAGTCCTCAGTCTCAGCCTGGTTGATTTACCTGGAATCACCAAG GTTCCTGTCGGGGACCAGCCGGAGGATATCGAGACACAAGTCCAGGAGATGATCCTGTCATTCATCTCCAATCCAAACTCCCTCATCCTTGCCGTGTCCCCTGCCAACTCTGACTTGGCCACCTCCGATGCGCTGAAATTGGCTCGTGAGGTCGATCCAGATG GTCGTCGAACGCTGCTGGTTGTCAGTAAGCTGGACCTGATGGATGCTGGGACAGACGCCCTGGAAGTCCTTCTGGGTCGAGTCATTCCAATCAGACTTGGGATAATCGGGGTGGTCAACAG GAGCCAGCATGACATCAACACCCAGAAGACTCTGGAGGATTCGATGAAGGATGAGCACGCTTTCCTGCAGCGTCACTACCCCTCGCTCGCCTCCCGCGCCGGCTCACGCTATCTGGCCAAAACCCTCAGCAGGCTGCTCATGCACCACATCCGAGACTGCCTGCCAGACCTCAAAACCCGGGTGACCGTGCTGAGCGCCCAGTACCAGACGCAGCTTAACAGCTACGGCCAGCCGGTGGAGGACCACAGCGCCACCTTGCTGCAGATCGTCACCAAGTTCGCCAGCGATTACTGCAACACCATCGAGGGAACGGCCAGATACATCCAGACCTCAGAGCT CTGCGGCGGCGCTCGAATCTGTTACATATTCCATGAGACCTTTGGTCGTACTTTGCAGTCCATCGACCCCCTGGGCGGCCTGACCGAGCTGGATATCCTCACTGCCATCCGCAATGCTACT GGTCCGCGTCCGGCGCTCTTTGTGCCCGAGGTGTCATTTGAGTTGTTGGTGAAGCGGCAAATGAAGCGGCTGGAGGAGCCCAGTCTGCGCTGCGTGGAGCTGGTTCACGAGGAGCTGCAGAGGATCATCCAGCACTGCTCCTCCTTCAGCACGCAG GAGCTCCTTCGATTTCCCAAGCTGCACGATTCCATTGTGGAAGTGGTGACGGGGTTACTGAGGAAGCGTTTGCCAATTACCAATGAAATG GTGCACAATTTAGTAGCGATAGAGCTGGCGTACATCAACACAAAACATCCAGATTTCACCGATGCGGGGCAGGTCTCTGCATCCGTCAACAGTCAGCAG GCGGAGACGCTCGATGGAGGGAAACGTTGGAAGAACGAGAAGGCTGGGGATGAGAAAGCCCCGGCCGCTGGCTTTGGAAGCCCCAGCAGAGGCCAGGCCATTAACCTCCTCGACACG GCGGTGCCGGCATCCCGTAAGCTGAGCACGAGGGAGCAGAGGGACTGCGAGGTCATCCAGCGCCTCATCAAGTGCTATTTCCTCATCGTCCGTAAAAGCATCCAAGACAG CGTGCCCAAGACggtgatgcacttcctggtgaACTTTGTGAAAGAGCACCTGCAGAGCGAGCTGGTGGGTCAGCTGTACAAGCTGCCgctgctgcaggagctgctCATTGAATCGCAGGACACGGCGCAGCAGCGGACCGAGGTCGCGCAAATGCTGGAG GCGCTCAAAAAAGCCAATAACATCATCTCGGAGATCCGGGAGACTCATCTGTGGTAG
- the si:dkey-32e23.4 gene encoding dynamin-1-like protein isoform X2 yields METLIPTINRLQEVVLTVGAEVIQLPQIVVVGCQSSGKSSVLESLVGRDFLPRGSGIVTRRPLVLQLINVAPLQERLKIESGVKAEEWGTFLHCKNQIFTDFQEIRREIEAETERSSGDNKGISSEPIYLKIFSPKVLSLSLVDLPGITKVPVGDQPEDIETQVQEMILSFISNPNSLILAVSPANSDLATSDALKLAREVDPDGRRTLLVVSKLDLMDAGTDALEVLLGRVIPIRLGIIGVVNRSQHDINTQKTLEDSMKDEHAFLQRHYPSLASRAGSRYLAKTLSRLLMHHIRDCLPDLKTRVTVLSAQYQTQLNSYGQPVEDHSATLLQIVTKFASDYCNTIEGTARYIQTSELCGGARICYIFHETFGRTLQSIDPLGGLTELDILTAIRNATGPRPALFVPEVSFELLVKRQMKRLEEPSLRCVELVHEELQRIIQHCSSFSTQELLRFPKLHDSIVEVVTGLLRKRLPITNEMVHNLVAIELAYINTKHPDFTDAGQVSASVNSQQAETLDGGKRWKNEKAGDEKAPAAGFGSPSRGQAINLLDTAVPASRKLSTREQRDCEVIQRLIKCYFLIVRKSIQDSVPKTVMHFLVNFVKEHLQSELVGQLYKLPLLQELLIESQDTAQQRTEVAQMLEALKKANNIISEIRETHLW; encoded by the exons ATGGAGACCCTCATTCCCACCATCAACCGACTACAGGAGGTGGTTCTCACCGTGGGGGCAGAGGTCATTCAGCTGCCTCAGATTGTCGTGGTCGGATGTCAG AGCAGCGGGAAGAGCTCCGTGCTGGAGAGTCTGGTTGGACGAGACTTCTTGCCTCGTGGATCAGGAATCGTCACCAGGCGACCCCTCGTGTTGCAACTCATCAATGTTGCCCCTCTGCAGGAGAGACTGAAGATTGAGAGCG gtGTCAAGGCTGAAGAATGGGGCACATTCCTGCACTGCAAGAACCAG ATCTTCACAGATTTTCAGGAAATTCGTCGGGAGATCGAAGCGGAGACCGAACGTAGTTCTGGCGACAACAAG GGAATCAGTTCTGAGCCCATCTATCTGAAGATCTTCTCCCCCAAAGTCCTCAGTCTCAGCCTGGTTGATTTACCTGGAATCACCAAG GTTCCTGTCGGGGACCAGCCGGAGGATATCGAGACACAAGTCCAGGAGATGATCCTGTCATTCATCTCCAATCCAAACTCCCTCATCCTTGCCGTGTCCCCTGCCAACTCTGACTTGGCCACCTCCGATGCGCTGAAATTGGCTCGTGAGGTCGATCCAGATG GTCGTCGAACGCTGCTGGTTGTCAGTAAGCTGGACCTGATGGATGCTGGGACAGACGCCCTGGAAGTCCTTCTGGGTCGAGTCATTCCAATCAGACTTGGGATAATCGGGGTGGTCAACAG GAGCCAGCATGACATCAACACCCAGAAGACTCTGGAGGATTCGATGAAGGATGAGCACGCTTTCCTGCAGCGTCACTACCCCTCGCTCGCCTCCCGCGCCGGCTCACGCTATCTGGCCAAAACCCTCAGCAGGCTGCTCATGCACCACATCCGAGACTGCCTGCCAGACCTCAAAACCCGGGTGACCGTGCTGAGCGCCCAGTACCAGACGCAGCTTAACAGCTACGGCCAGCCGGTGGAGGACCACAGCGCCACCTTGCTGCAGATCGTCACCAAGTTCGCCAGCGATTACTGCAACACCATCGAGGGAACGGCCAGATACATCCAGACCTCAGAGCT CTGCGGCGGCGCTCGAATCTGTTACATATTCCATGAGACCTTTGGTCGTACTTTGCAGTCCATCGACCCCCTGGGCGGCCTGACCGAGCTGGATATCCTCACTGCCATCCGCAATGCTACT GGTCCGCGTCCGGCGCTCTTTGTGCCCGAGGTGTCATTTGAGTTGTTGGTGAAGCGGCAAATGAAGCGGCTGGAGGAGCCCAGTCTGCGCTGCGTGGAGCTGGTTCACGAGGAGCTGCAGAGGATCATCCAGCACTGCTCCTCCTTCAGCACGCAG GAGCTCCTTCGATTTCCCAAGCTGCACGATTCCATTGTGGAAGTGGTGACGGGGTTACTGAGGAAGCGTTTGCCAATTACCAATGAAATG GTGCACAATTTAGTAGCGATAGAGCTGGCGTACATCAACACAAAACATCCAGATTTCACCGATGCGGGGCAGGTCTCTGCATCCGTCAACAGTCAGCAG GCGGAGACGCTCGATGGAGGGAAACGTTGGAAGAACGAGAAGGCTGGGGATGAGAAAGCCCCGGCCGCTGGCTTTGGAAGCCCCAGCAGAGGCCAGGCCATTAACCTCCTCGACACG GCGGTGCCGGCATCCCGTAAGCTGAGCACGAGGGAGCAGAGGGACTGCGAGGTCATCCAGCGCCTCATCAAGTGCTATTTCCTCATCGTCCGTAAAAGCATCCAAGACAG CGTGCCCAAGACggtgatgcacttcctggtgaACTTTGTGAAAGAGCACCTGCAGAGCGAGCTGGTGGGTCAGCTGTACAAGCTGCCgctgctgcaggagctgctCATTGAATCGCAGGACACGGCGCAGCAGCGGACCGAGGTCGCGCAAATGCTGGAG GCGCTCAAAAAAGCCAATAACATCATCTCGGAGATCCGGGAGACTCATCTGTGGTAG